The nucleotide sequence TGTGCATTTGAATTATCTCCACGACTTAAATCATTTCGCATACGTGAATCACCCTAATGATAATATCTATGAGTTAAACTGAATTCATCGGCCAATGCTGCCGCCTCAGCAAcagtttttgctttgttttcacTCAAATACATAGAAACacgatcagatttttttttaagctgTTCCATAATCATGGTTTCCCGTAATTCCTCAATAGATTTAATATTCAGTGATGAACACCATCGGTCAAAATGGGTCGTCAGCTCCCTGGCAAACTCAACGTAACATTGCTTATCCCTTTTCTGCCAAGCTCTGAAACGCCTGCGATAAAACTCCGGAACAAGTTCAAACGCTTTCAAAACAGCAGCCTTAACTCTACCATAATCTTTTCGATCCTCAACTGGCAATGCTGTATAGACCTCCTGCGCTCTACCCGTGAGGACACTTTGTAACATGACCAGACGGTCAGATACAGGCCACTCATATTCATCTGCTACAGTCtcaaataaagagaaaaaaaatgtcggGGTCGCGTTCATTAAATCTTGGCAAAAGTTTGAGATTTCGAGCTACATCAAATGAACGCGCTGGCGCACTCCTAAAGCCCACATTTTCAGGTGTCAATTTCCCCTCCCCGACCAATTTCAAACGTTCAACCTCCAATTGAAACTGTTGCGCAAGCCTTTCTGCCTCCATCTGTTGTTCATGTTTAATTCTTTCCATCTCAATTTCTTTTTGCTTAATCAACTCAGACATCCTAAGTTTTTCTAGTTCAACCTGTTGACTGCTGGCCTGTTTCGCCATTTCCCTGTCATGTTCTTGCTGCatagcaattatttttctttgctCAAATGTAAGGCCTTCATATGACAAGCTAGGCTTTCCCGATAGTAACAGAGTATGAGGCAAAATTCATTTTTCCACCAACTGCTGTTTCAAAGACCCAAGTAATTCATCCTTTCGCAACCGTTTGTCCAAACCACTAATTTCATACCGCGCTACAACCTCCCACAATTGTTTCTTCGAAAACGCACATAACAACTCCGCTGACGGAGTCGTTACAAAATCATCAACAGATGACATGGTCCTGATAATGCAATTAATCACAAATCcaaaacaaaatattaactAATTCAAATTACAAACCAAAGGCCGATATAAGAAACACAGGTTGCGCAATTATGACTAGAGGCAGCATCCCCGTGCAGGATACAGGTCAACAACTTATAACTCCCCGTCTAAACTATACAAAAACCCATACTAAATGAACTAACCCCCTATCGTCTTCATGTCACCCCCAAGGACTGAGCTCTTCAATACACCAAGATACCGCTAAAAATCAAACAAACTGCTTAACCTCATGCAGCGGCGGTGCCTCAGTCCAGAATTTTTCGAAAATACAGCGTTGTAACCCGACGTTGGTTTCTACAAAAACTCAGCATCTAAACGCGTTGGTTTGACGAGCCCCCATGTTATAGCCTGGCTCAAAAGGCCATAACCAAACAAAGGAggacaaaccagaaaaggacCAACTTTTAACGTATTTATTAAATAACTTAAATGATACGTTATGTTCATCAGTAATGAGTGTCAGTATGTTCGCAAGGGTGCATGTAGCAAAAGTATGTTGAGATGTAAGTGCGTGAATGCGTGGATGCTAAAACAAAGAATAAGACGGCAGCTCTCCAAAACGCCAAAGGCCCAAACGCAGCCCAGCCCCCCTCCAGGGGTGCACCGTGTACCCTTTATACACCTGCTGGTTAGTAGCGTAATGGGAATGCCTTAGCCACGCCCACGCCAGCAATTACctgcaagagagacagagagagaagagagcgcACAAGCAGGAAGAACGGCCTGCAGCCTGCAGCCGTCACAATCATTATTACTATTAAAAGGCTATTAACAAGACATAGacaccgggacaccgaaccactggggcacatgaaatttggtgggtatgtagccccactagacttttaggggaaaattttgtttggtccccgggggccactccccagCTGggccccgaaacccaaaaaatgcagtttttcctaaataactacctgaactgtggcaccgaggatgaagaaatttttatggtatgttggtctcaagggcccacatcaacctagcccataatcacttatttgtgatttgcacccccctggtaaaaaatgaaaatgcaatatcattctgctttaatcacccctctcttcagttaagatgttcacaactgcaccaaattttacgtgtatgattaacctgacattctctgggggtatgccaagtttcgtagaatttcatccatgggggggggggtctaaaaaaattaagttatgtgtacatttagtgacatttagttacaacggccgatacataattacacattcagtaggattaaaggaaaaccaaatattcatcataaataatattttggctgcatttccagtattggcgtcacgtagtcgtttgtccaccatatggcgcatcgttgcagtgagacgtaattttgttggaagttaatctaaaatgggttggaaagacactacgcttcctacaaggacaaaactgtagtttaccgctgagaacatctaataagtgtaggatgatttctgcatgacatgtaattcccatttcttcttgaagccgaaataaatctgtgaatgtttatcggacatgcttggtttttactgcaggtaggctacgttaatcttaaattatatcaatagcctagagtaggtaaaaCTCTTACCGTTGGTGATAGACGCTGTGGTGGATTTCTATGACTTAACGGATGCATGTATGGTTTTAtaaactttgatattactgcaatTATTATGAGACTTCAAGGCCTGTACACATCTTAAACAGACCAGCAGTCAAGGAGTGGGGTGAGGGAGTTCACATTGACACCTGGCTGGATAGTCGAGGGGGTGAAGGAGTTAACAGTGACACCTGGCTAGATGGTCAAGGTGAAGGAGTTCACAGTGAACTAAATGGTGAAAAGGTGAATGATGTAATGGTGGTAAGCCCTGTTACAACTGGAAAAAACCAGAATCTGGGAAAAAAAACCCAGAAGACAGTTTTGCATATAATTTATGCATGATGAGACAAATGGGTTCCACCCATAAAAACCTTTGGATGCTGATAAACAGGTGTCTTTCTGGCGAAACCCCAATTACAATAAAAGATAGGGCAGTGTTAGTCATCacagctgatgacatctcacaTCACCCTATTCAGTCCCTCCAGGACTGGATTTTTGAGATTATtgatctaaaatgcctgatttcaccttttctaaaaaattgcgatggaagcattgttttttatttgggaaaaattAAAAGGTATCAAAATTGCAaaatagtttttattttttaaatttttttttaattgattttatttttcatcTTGATGTAtttaagtaaaggtaaatagtaaggattacagaaaatcaaaaatacatttgtgtaaatactcTAGGGGTCACAAAGTTCcatgtccaaaaaagacagcccctTTTGAGATGGCATAATGTCATATGTCTCAATACATTCAATATGTTGTCATTTTTAAgttcatggatttttttttgtgaataatTTATTTCTGTGAATTTAGCAtaattagttcatgtaataactaagaatctagtaatttcatattgatttaaactattagtctacacttttctttaatgttattacattggtggtgtgtagcctatgtcaattgactgcctgccactttaagggCGTGAGAGTAGCGTAATAACATATCTAAGTGGATTGGAACGCTTTCACTGTGTTAATGGAAATAACTTTTGCATAGTGCATATGTGGATAGAATtctgttttctatgtcattagttaaaataaatgttaaaaaataactcgtatgaaatcattcttgcatcatagaagaggtaaatgtcttacaatgttattaatttctatgattttggtagcactacacaaactgagcccacaagctggacacgagctaaaaggacatctccaggtgtaaaTGTTTGccattgtagcctactcaaatgtcagtaaaccaagtaggcctttaattaacttactttcatagcttaagcaggttagcaacactaggttgagatgacagatgcaagtaaagcagatcattaacggccttctatttattgtcatcaaaactacAGAGGAGTTCACAAGTTAAagggcagtctctggtgtctgcagaagtgagtgtggcatctgagTCAATATTCTGAGGGATGATGTGGTGGTGAAATTCTggggaaaccatgatgattggtcaaatttgcgaaaaaagttgcagtgtttggacaaaattgcgaggtcgcccaaattcacgaggatttgctgaatttgctaATTGTTGACGCAAATTGgcgaattcctggagggactgccTATTGCTTGACACCTGGTCTGGACATCGTTTAGGCTGGACcatcactgcaatacggtgaataaagatcaacagtaTCAGTATCAGTAtcaatcagtatgggctgtggcattttaattaagctagtttttaGGTTATACCGACAGATAGTTTTTTTAAGCTAATCCAATTGTTCATACCATCttagtttacattctgacctaaaattctagagactgtaatccGTTGATTATAATTCAGTGAAGGAAGTTTAACGTGGGTAGACAAAGGGAAACGCTGGTGGATCGTGTAATggtgattgaacagaaaagttacTGAGAAAGGTATCTTTATgaaggttcagtttcacttgcgagatagacattgaatgaagCGCTCACAttaaattgtaggctatgcatcttttatttgatcacacacaattaaggaatattttcctaatctggaaaatgaaACCACCGGTTTTGCATATAATTTAAAATGATCAGgcgtgacagaagcatgggcatagcctgtaccGGCTGATCCTGTGGATATCAAATCCgagaggccctaacgctgcaaaTAACAGGAGAAAGgcaacacagttgcatgtacagtgtagccatgggcctggtgaatatagcctgctcagatggctacaagctcacactttgcctggtctagactagaagctctAAGAATGCACGTGCCCAGAATCTTTTGGTAGCAACCCCTATTTtgggtaaaacaaacgtgttttgTCAGagactgatcataaaatgtatcataaaaaggaacgatggtgttgtagaaatgtagctgagtaaaagtacagataattgctgtaaatgtaacgaagtaaaagtcaaaaagtatgcactataaattttacttaagtaaagtacaaacaCGCGGAAAATTTACTTGTTCACAGTAaggaagtatttgtacttcgttacattccaccactggtgGGGACCAGCTAGGTGAACTTACCTTTTAACCTGCTTGCTCTTACATTAGTCACTATTTTTTAGTCACCATCATCAATTCACTAAACTTTACCCTAGCTGATTCCCCACCTGCTAACATAATAACTGATGCAAGCAAAAATCCAGTGGGGTCAAGCAATGCACAGTAAACCTGTAGCAGCTAGCTGCTAAGGTACAGTAAACATGTAGCACTACAGTATACATTGCTAATCCCCAGGAACATCAAAAACGCTGGGTTATTTGGCTGATAAGCGAACTCTTATCTTACCTTATCTTATCACATTATCTTATCGTCTTACATCATCATATGTTCAATAACAACATTAGTATTTGATAACAAGCAAACATAGTTACAAACACCTGGTAAGGTGGTTAGCAGTTATCAGATACTTACCCTCATAGTTGTTACAGAAATGTACATAAATTAGGCCTCTATATGTGTGttcacaatgaaacaaaagGTAACCAATGTACTGGAAATGTCAGATACAGCTACGAACATCAATATGTGAATATAACTGTGATCCAAAATTCTGTAATGTTTTCAGGTTTCAGGACACAGAGCTTTGTTCAATGCAAGTTTTATTTAGGATCGAGGGcagagacacagaacacaatacacacggggcaggtcaagtacacacacacgctatacatacaggggtggacgcagccccccacacaaagaggatcacacacgagggagaactaaaagggaaacatgtcacaataaagacgctaacattacactcaaaactacaatacagagaaatacagacataaaccccaaatgttcgctcccgcatcccagcatgccctgcgtgggagaacgctacgcaatgtcttgtgcgccgacgttacacagctcccccaacaagccattgccgtCCTCGGCAATGACCACGAGGAAGCCTCATGCTTAAAATGGCGCTGTCGCCCGCCACTCAGTCCAGTGCGACAGTACCGCCAACTCCGCGTGGGGTGCGCCGCAGGAGCTCACTCAACGGGAGCCACGCTGCTAGCAATCCAGTGCGGGCGCAGCTAGCAACCACGCGGGCCGTCACCAGCTCCCAGCTCTCAGCAGCCGCCCTCAGGCTGCACTTTCCTTGGCGTGTCACCgctgcactcctcctctcttggcGGGGCCCTAGGTGGCCTTTTTCAACCGCCGACACTGTACCAAGCACCGGGGTTCGAGGGGGGGTCAGATGTAGCTGTACCAACGCCCGCTCCGGCTCCGCCGATTCACCCGACCAGGACAGACAGGCACCGACTTAAGCGCAACCCGGACCACGTTGAGCTTTCCTGCTGCAGCTACCGTCTTCGGCGTCCCTCCTCGTAGAGCCGTCCTGCTCTGCTACTGGCCCGTTCCACTCCCTCGCGGCCTCAGCGAAGGCACGACCCCCGAGGTGGCCATGCTATTGAACTCCACAcaacaaacctttttttttttttttttttttttaaaggcgccGGCCAACAGGCCAACTAGAACAGGCACCCACAGCACGGTGCCTCTCACACGCACCCAAAAGTCACCCATACAAAACAGTTAACCCAGTTAACCCACACAAAAACAGTCACACACTAGAGGGCCCCCACCCAAAAGTCAGCGCACTCCTCCCGGTTCCAATACGGCGCGAACCAGGTGCGTCCGCCCAGGCTTCCGCTCCGCTTTGCCGCCTCTAACTCTCCGGCGACAAAAGGGCCCCAGTAGCCGGGCCGTCGAGGAGGCCGGAGGTGAGCCGCCAACTCACGGATGTGTTCCCCCTGCGGGGGCAGGCGCTCCGGGCCCTCCCCGACTGGCGTTGCTGGCCGCGCGGCTCCCGCACTGCTGCCGTCTTCGCTGCCGTCCTCCCTGTCGCTAAGTTCTCCGCACTCGTCCGTCGCCGGCTCAAACTCCTCCAGGTCGCACAGCTCCAGCAGTTGCTCTTCTCCAGTGCAGAGGTTGCCCGGGGTCTCCTGTGCTGAGCGGAGCCAAACTTTAATCACCGCGCctcgtctcctctccctcctccggCGAGCCTTGGTGCGCCGTCTTGGAGCCCTTACAAGGGCTGGTTGCGTCAGGTAGCCTGCCCCCAGGATAACTCCCGGGACGGGGACAGCTCCGCCGCACGGTCCCATAACAGAGGCCTCCATTGCTTTCACTTCTAACGCCACTGTAACGTTTTCAGGTTTCAGGACACAGAGCTTCGTTCAATGCAAGCTTTATTTAGGATCGagggcagggacacagacacagaacacaaaacacacggggcaggtcaagtacacacacacacgctacacatacaggggtggacgcagccccccacacaaagaggatcacacacgagggagaactaaaagggaaacatgttacaataaagacgctaacattacactcaaaactaaggagaaatacagacataaaccccaaatgttcgctcccCATCCCAGCATGCCCAGCATGCCCTGGAATGTCTTGTCGCCGACTATAAAatgatgtcaaagtcaaagtcaaagaagtcaaagtcagctttattgtcaatttcttcacatgttccagacatacaaagagatcgaaattacgtttctcactaccCATAAAatgacatatttgaccaattttaagtaaatcattcaagtaaacaaaaagtttaaatataaataagagggcacatataataattttGAAAACTATTATAAATCATTGTAAGTGGAAAATGTTTTAACTATGCATGAAACATGATAACTATGCATGGTTCCTGGTTGCCAGGAAACCCCTAACATTGAATCACCTGATGATCTCTGACTCTTTGTACCGAGATATAAGACCATGTTAGCATTATCTTGAGCTACATATCTTGTTCAGTATTGTTGAATATTATTAGCACTGATAAGTTGCTCGCTGAATAGAAGCCTAAATAAGAAATCTATAACGACATTATTCATTTTGCATGAAGTATATGAGCTATAGTTTCACAGACTAAATTACTAAATTCAATTTACTCAAttcaaatttttcaaaaataaccTCATTACGAGAAGGAATACTCGTGTAAAGTTGTGTATGACTTGTGACCTCAGCTAGGACATTTATGGTGCGGCTTCCGTAGCTAGTAAATCGCCGttgggttggggggtggggtctGTTGCAATATACCATCTCACCACTAGATGGGAGAAGAAATGACACAATGTAGCTTTAATGATTTCATCGTAGTTAAGAGTTGCTATAAGATCTCTTTTAAATGTCAACGGACAGAGCTAGTTCAGAgcattgtattttttattagcagtttctgttttcttaaTACTGGAAAATACATGCTCAACGTAAAAGAGGTTATAGGTAAAGTTAGAACTGCTAGAGCTTCTAGGAAACTGAACATTTGGAAAACCATCTTCATTACATATGTCCATCACCTCAAAGAGACTTTTAAAACATTTCTTCTCTTTGCCTGCTCCTTTCTGCATGCTGTAGAAACACTGAAAGTACATCCAAATGAATGTCTTGTGTGACGAGATTGCGCAGGATTAACAGACATTGTTGTGATAGGTCCAGatttaaaagaaaacataagcagcctaaatattttttaagcTGTTTTAGTCTATTATGtgctcaatggtgttttaagcccccaccgtcgatTTCAAGGCTGCGATGCGACCGTTGACATCAAAGCACCTAatcctagtgccttccatgcagcacTGCCTGTAATAAGACGTTGGGTACTTAACACACCAAGTATCCTTTGATGTgtaattatttgtttatttcaatTCAATCATGAAAAAATTAAAAGTAAGATGTGTTTTGAAAGAAAAGTTTAGGATGGGCCTGTTGAAAAATTATACAGGGCACCGCAATTGGTAAATAGAGGGGATTTAACCCCTGGGGGCCACGGCAGCCATTTTTCAAAATAGAGTCTAGAGTCTAACGTTAATGCAGAGTGGATCTGTACACAGAGGAACTTCTGCTTTACTATACACAAGACAAAGTGCAATAATATAAAGGAGGGGAACTGAGCAGTGAGGCTCTCAGCGAGAGGTCATCACCAGTAACTGTGCTGGTCTGTGTTTTACTCCACAGTTAGATGGAATGCTGACTACACAAGAGGTCATTATTGTGAGATTATAACATTATCATTATAACAAACCTTGATATATGATTAGATCTTATCTTAATGCTTAATTGCCAGTCTAACAGTGTGGGTAAAATGGACTTTTAAATGGGTtttgcgtgtgttgtgtgtgttatgtctttCAGATGTCATATTCAGATATGAATGAATCCTCCACCAGGGATACTTTAACTTTGACAGTTTATTTGGGCATGGGGTCACCCAGATATGTATTACTTGCTGTTGTTATCTTGATATACCTTGCCACTGTATTAGCCAATGTTACTCTCATGCTGTTGATTTTCCTAGATACATCCCTACACAAGCctatgtatatatttgtgtttaGTTTAATCTTAAATGGGCTGATAGGAAGTACTGCTGTTTGGCCAATGGTTATGAATATATTATTGACAAACACCCCTCTGATCTCATATGAAGGATGTCTCATCCAAGCTTTTTTCATTTTAGTCTATGGAACTTGTAACTACACCATGTTGACAGTGATGGCTTATGACAGATTTGTGTCCATATTTAAGCCTTTGCAGTACCATACCATCATGACCCCACAGAAAGTAAAGCAGCTGTTGTTTGTTGCAAACTTCAGCCCTACAGCTGCAGTGCTTAGCCTAATATGCCTATCTTCTCAACTCACTTTGTGCAGATACAAAGTGCGTAAAATATATTGTGATAATTTAGCCATTACCAGCTTATCATGTGATGATAGGCACACTATTCAAAGTCGAGTTAGCAACTTACATGGTATAATTAACACTATAGTTTTTGCAGCCCTGCCAATGGTTCTCATTTTATTGTCATATGCTAAAATTATATTGTTAAGCTTGAAAGCTTCAGAGAATGCAAgaaagaaaacatttgaaacctgctctccacacataatTATTTTCATGAATTTCTCATTGGTTTCACTGTTTTCACTCTTTTATAACCGTTTCAATCCTCACTTACCAGGAGAGGCCAACATTATTATCTCAATTAATTATCTCCTTATTCCCCCCTTCTTGCAACCAATCATATATGGCATAAAAACACAGGAAATTAGACAAAGTTTTTCAAGACTCAGGAGAAAATCAGTTTTTTGCAATATTTGAATGTCAGCTTGTTCTCATTTGCTGCATCAgtattttctttctgtgtgaCAGCCAGTTTAAAACAGACTATGTAACAAATTGCAGCTGCCTATATGACTAATGATATTGAATCCAAGCGTATCTTCTGATTTGAAAACGTATTTATTTGTCCACACATTGTGAAAAGTAAATACCATTGAGGGTTAATGTTATACTTCAGGTAATGTTTTATGGTGAACTGAAATTTGTGACTGAGAGATTCCCTGAAACGTGGCAGAGTACACAGATGTCATTTTCAGAGAGAAACACTTGCATCGGGacgggcactaactttgaaatcattggtccagccttaccaatcacattgatcagagattcctaacattacttcctactttgcctaaactttacaaactgacaataaacagcatcaacggTCAGAAAACAATGTATGTAGGTCTACATTTGCTGTATATACATgtctgcatttttccaactgcattttttgactTTTGGAAATGTTGCTGCCTCTctttatcacaataagtttcggtttcgtcttcccctctcgtcactgattggcctgacatttttcttgCTTGAGGGAAACAGTTATGAACAGTGGCGTAACTatagtaggtgcagcaagtgcagtcgcaccaGGGCCCGTGACCTCCCGGGGCCCGTCGCTACCCCCGCCctgcctcctttttttttttttttttaactttagaATGTTAGAGCACGGAGAGTGAAGCGTCACTTTGACGATCTATCGGAAGATGAGCGCTTAACCGATGCAGAGAGAGATTCAAACACATGACGGGAAACTTGTCATGTGTTATGACCCTTCAACTCgcaggtgatgatgaactgcttgaaaaggcaagacatttgtcagaccattatagcagggacattgcaccgacattcccaacacaactcctctcattcaggtcttgctttaaagcagagatttcacagaagtcatctatttttcaacttgccaacatgctggtggtagattatgacagtgtaacatccacattcggggaagtgtgtactcatgttgtttctgacattgcctgtgactgtggcaacagctaagcgatctttttccaaactcaaacttattaagaccTACCTAAGGAGCAGCATGGGGCAGGAGAGACTCCGTGGGTTAGCTATCCTGTCCATTGAAAATACGAGAGCCAGAGCATTAAATATTGGGAACATCGTTGACGATTTTGCACAACGAAAGGCTCGTAAGATGGCCTTCTTCTAATGGCCTAATTTACGCATATTGGGgattgtatgcatatgaatgattttatttggtttctggacggttaaataagttaggctacattacgtTTTGTTTATGCGCAGTGCGAGTTTATAAGCAAGCAATCTACGCTTGCAGTTTCAGCAGAGGTTTGAAGAGGCGCATTGAGTGTTCCCATAATTCCATGCGAGTTGATGTTAATGCAGTAATATTAGATTACCCTGGCCTGCAGGCTGTTaataaaatacttttttaatgatttcacatgtaatggatatgtagtcgtgtgttttttatttgaaattgtaaTCTGTAACTACTAAACTACTTCGGTCCCCCAGGCCCTTTGCATAAACAATTGAAGTCACCCTTaatgtgtattgcatgtatcAGAGCTAATTCATCCTGGGCCAAATTTTTTTGGTATGAGACCCGCGCAGGGCTCTCGCACCTGGGGCCACCATTAGTTTATTACGCCACTGGTAATGTTTGATGTATTATACAGCTGGAGTGGTTCAGTAAATCTTCCAATTGGT is from Alosa alosa isolate M-15738 ecotype Scorff River chromosome 15, AALO_Geno_1.1, whole genome shotgun sequence and encodes:
- the LOC125307872 gene encoding putative olfactory receptor 52L2, producing the protein MGSPRYVLLAVVILIYLATVLANVTLMLLIFLDTSLHKPMYIFVFSLILNGLIGSTAVWPMVMNILLTNTPLISYEGCLIQAFFILVYGTCNYTMLTVMAYDRFVSIFKPLQYHTIMTPQKVKQLLFVANFSPTAAVLSLICLSSQLTLCRYKVRKIYCDNLAITSLSCDDRHTIQSRVSNLHGIINTIVFAALPMVLILLSYAKIILLSLKASENARKKTFETCSPHIIIFMNFSLVSLFSLFYNRFNPHLPGEANIIISINYLLIPPFLQPIIYGIKTQEIRQSFSRLRRKSVFCNI